One Megasphaera elsdenii DSM 20460 genomic window carries:
- a CDS encoding YigZ family protein — protein MESLIRSVYGRADAEYVIKKSRFIATVCEVKSEDEASAFIDEVKKKYWDARHNCSAYQVGPGGRFQRSSDDGEPAGTAGRPILEVLKKQGLTNTAIVVTRYFGGIKLGASGLIRAYSHTAALGLEVADIAVYTPFTILKATVAYPLVSTMERFVPDHGGTITDRQFAADVTFTMEVPQDEAAPFAAALTDTTSGRVTCQKTGTLVKPVVSG, from the coding sequence ATGGAATCTCTTATCCGCTCGGTCTATGGCCGGGCTGACGCTGAATATGTCATCAAGAAGTCCCGCTTCATCGCGACGGTCTGCGAAGTGAAGTCCGAAGATGAAGCATCTGCCTTCATCGACGAAGTGAAAAAGAAATACTGGGATGCCCGCCACAACTGCTCGGCCTACCAGGTCGGACCGGGCGGCCGTTTCCAGCGGTCCAGCGATGACGGCGAACCGGCCGGCACGGCAGGACGGCCCATCCTGGAAGTCCTCAAGAAGCAGGGCCTGACCAATACGGCTATCGTCGTCACCCGTTACTTTGGCGGCATCAAGCTCGGTGCCAGTGGTCTCATCCGGGCTTACAGCCATACGGCCGCCCTGGGCCTGGAAGTCGCGGATATCGCCGTCTATACGCCGTTCACGATCCTCAAGGCGACTGTCGCCTACCCCCTGGTCAGCACGATGGAACGCTTCGTCCCCGACCACGGCGGCACCATCACGGACCGCCAGTTCGCCGCTGACGTGACCTTCACCATGGAAGTCCCCCAGGACGAAGCCGCCCCCTTCGCCGCCGCCCTGACCGACACGACCAGCGGCCGCGTCACCTGCCAGAAAACCGGCACCCTCGTCAAGCCGGTGGTTAGTGGTTAA
- a CDS encoding D-2-hydroxyacid dehydrogenase — protein MKILVVMDVDAKQTQWLEMAAPEADFCYCPGDGSQAGKALEEADVIIGNIAPDLVKEASQLKWLQLNSAGANEYCRPGILQAGVTLTNATGAYGLALSEHMLAQTLAMMKKLYRYYDNQHQALWRDEGPVTSLYGATVVVVGFGNIGRNFGQRVKAMGAHVIGLRRRQGAVPPEADEMGDMAHFNDYLAQADIVASCLPDTPETYHLYDAVRFGAMKKGAYFVNVGRGTNVDQKALRHAVVSGHLAGAALDVTDPEPLPSSDPLWKTPGIYITPHISGGYHLQATHDYIVRIAADNLKRYLAGDPLENIVDLMTGYKA, from the coding sequence TTGAAAATCTTAGTTGTCATGGATGTCGATGCAAAACAGACACAGTGGCTGGAAATGGCCGCTCCGGAGGCGGATTTTTGCTATTGTCCCGGTGATGGGAGTCAGGCCGGCAAGGCCTTGGAAGAAGCAGATGTCATCATTGGCAATATAGCTCCTGACCTGGTGAAAGAAGCGTCGCAGTTGAAGTGGCTCCAGCTCAACAGTGCCGGTGCCAATGAATACTGCCGGCCCGGTATCCTGCAGGCTGGCGTCACCTTGACCAATGCGACCGGTGCCTACGGCCTGGCGTTGTCGGAACACATGCTGGCCCAGACACTGGCGATGATGAAGAAACTCTATCGCTACTATGATAATCAGCATCAAGCCCTGTGGCGCGATGAAGGGCCGGTGACGTCTCTCTATGGCGCGACCGTCGTCGTCGTCGGATTCGGCAACATCGGCCGTAACTTCGGCCAGCGCGTCAAGGCCATGGGGGCCCACGTCATCGGCCTGCGCCGCCGTCAGGGAGCCGTACCGCCCGAAGCCGATGAAATGGGGGATATGGCCCATTTCAACGATTACCTGGCCCAGGCCGACATTGTCGCTTCGTGCCTGCCCGATACGCCGGAAACGTATCACCTCTATGATGCGGTGCGCTTTGGCGCTATGAAGAAAGGGGCGTACTTCGTCAACGTCGGCCGCGGGACCAACGTCGACCAGAAAGCCCTCCGCCATGCCGTCGTGTCCGGCCATCTGGCCGGCGCTGCTTTGGATGTGACCGACCCGGAACCGCTGCCGTCGTCAGATCCCTTGTGGAAGACGCCAGGCATCTACATTACGCCGCACATTTCCGGCGGCTATCACCTCCAGGCGACGCACGACTATATCGTCCGCATCGCCGCAGATAATCTCAAACGCTACCTGGCCGGTGATCCCTTGGAAAACATCGTCGACCTCATGACCGGGTATAAGGCGTAG
- a CDS encoding TrkH family potassium uptake protein, which yields MDLHVICQFLGRIAWAQSGVMTLPLVMALVFAEDSWLAFLGTMGTCALAGWGFLRYGHVRTKKLTMREGIAITGLGWLLATFLGMLPYCLGGYLNYFDGLFESISGFTGTGATVIPDLEILPQSLLFWRSLTHWLGGLGIVVIFIALLPEAGQSTVYMYNAESTGPTRERVLPRLHDMTQVLFRMYMAFTATAFVIFFLCGMDFLGALNHALSTVSAGGFSTYNASAAHFESPAVEAWMTFFMILTGGNYGLYYQAWQKGAHVLWRNTEFKAYLLIIAVAAALIGINLMDGFDVSAATALRYSSFQSASIATTGFVSADYDRWPSFSKGILLLLMISGGCAGSTAAGLKVSRVVIMVRYIWQAAKAKLHPRQVVALNMNGHRIGDDTVVRVAQFCFLYLMFIALWALLLTFDGIGAFDAIGISVSTMGCIGPAFGITGATCTYAELSVFSKSILCLSMLLGRLEIFTLLVMLRKSFWKSKSSW from the coding sequence ATGGATTTACACGTAATCTGTCAATTTTTAGGAAGAATCGCCTGGGCCCAGTCCGGCGTCATGACCCTGCCCCTGGTGATGGCCCTGGTCTTTGCCGAAGATAGCTGGCTGGCCTTTTTGGGCACGATGGGGACCTGTGCCCTGGCGGGCTGGGGATTTCTGCGTTACGGCCACGTGCGGACGAAAAAACTGACCATGCGCGAAGGCATCGCCATTACCGGCCTGGGCTGGCTCCTGGCGACCTTCTTGGGGATGCTGCCTTATTGCCTGGGCGGCTACCTGAACTATTTCGACGGCCTGTTCGAGAGCATCTCCGGCTTTACCGGGACCGGGGCGACGGTCATCCCCGATTTGGAGATCCTGCCGCAGAGCCTCCTTTTCTGGCGCAGCCTGACCCACTGGCTCGGCGGACTGGGTATCGTCGTCATCTTTATCGCCCTGCTACCGGAAGCGGGCCAGTCGACGGTCTACATGTACAATGCCGAATCGACAGGGCCTACGCGGGAACGGGTCCTGCCCAGGCTCCATGACATGACCCAGGTCCTGTTTCGCATGTACATGGCCTTTACGGCGACGGCCTTCGTCATCTTCTTCCTCTGCGGCATGGACTTCCTCGGGGCTCTGAACCACGCCTTGTCGACGGTCTCGGCCGGCGGTTTTTCCACGTATAATGCCAGTGCGGCTCACTTCGAGAGCCCGGCCGTCGAAGCCTGGATGACCTTTTTCATGATCCTCACCGGCGGCAACTACGGCCTCTATTACCAAGCCTGGCAGAAAGGCGCGCACGTCCTCTGGCGCAATACGGAATTTAAGGCCTATTTGCTGATCATCGCTGTGGCGGCCGCCCTCATCGGTATCAATCTCATGGATGGCTTTGACGTATCGGCTGCTACAGCCTTGCGCTATTCGTCGTTCCAATCGGCGTCCATCGCGACGACGGGCTTCGTCTCGGCCGACTACGACCGCTGGCCATCCTTCTCCAAAGGCATCCTGCTCTTGCTCATGATCTCCGGCGGCTGTGCCGGATCAACAGCGGCAGGCCTCAAAGTCTCGCGCGTCGTCATTATGGTGCGCTACATCTGGCAGGCTGCCAAGGCCAAACTCCATCCGCGCCAGGTCGTCGCCCTGAACATGAACGGCCACCGCATCGGTGACGACACGGTCGTCCGCGTCGCCCAATTCTGCTTCCTCTACCTCATGTTCATCGCCCTCTGGGCCCTGCTGCTGACCTTCGACGGCATCGGTGCCTTCGACGCCATCGGCATCAGCGTCTCCACCATGGGCTGCATCGGACCGGCCTTCGGCATCACCGGCGCGACCTGTACCTATGCCGAACTCTCGGTCTTCTCCAAATCCATCCTCTGCCTGTCCATGCTCCTGGGACGACTGGAAATCTTCACCCTCCTGGTCATGCTGCGCAAGAGTTTCTGGAAATCCAAGAGCAGCTGGTAA
- a CDS encoding helix-turn-helix transcriptional regulator, whose amino-acid sequence MTLGQEIRYYRKKKGLTQTAFGALFGMSKQAVYSWETGLYSPDISVLLKMADFFQIPICILVGRPGMYCKGSEEHGNNCDFCASITEDDSLIIRAIHALPPEKQEAIKTLLNINEKK is encoded by the coding sequence ATGACTTTAGGACAAGAAATCAGGTATTATCGCAAAAAAAAGGGCTTAACCCAGACGGCTTTCGGTGCCCTCTTCGGCATGTCCAAACAGGCCGTCTATTCTTGGGAAACGGGCCTCTATTCGCCGGATATTTCCGTATTGCTGAAGATGGCAGACTTCTTCCAGATTCCCATCTGTATCCTCGTCGGCCGACCGGGTATGTACTGCAAAGGCAGTGAAGAACACGGCAATAACTGTGACTTCTGCGCTTCCATCACCGAAGACGACAGCCTCATCATCCGGGCTATCCACGCCTTACCGCCGGAAAAGCAGGAAGCCATCAAAACCTTATTGAATATCAATGAGAAAAAATAA
- a CDS encoding helix-hairpin-helix domain-containing protein, with translation MKKMVVLALVLLGVALFQFAPVFESLVSEPPPAVEEPLPEKAFVYVTGAVKNPGLYALETGKTAGEAVEAAGGMIAYANTRAVNLADRADDGAHIHVPYDFQGIPENPAEAGKVSLNRADEKALTALPGIGPAMAANIIAYRQEHGSFGSIEELQKVKGIGPAKFAKLKDQVCL, from the coding sequence ATGAAGAAAATGGTAGTCCTGGCTTTGGTCTTATTGGGGGTAGCCCTGTTCCAGTTTGCCCCTGTCTTTGAGTCCCTTGTTAGCGAGCCGCCGCCGGCTGTGGAAGAACCGCTGCCGGAAAAAGCCTTTGTCTATGTCACGGGGGCTGTCAAGAATCCCGGGCTCTACGCCTTGGAAACGGGAAAAACGGCCGGTGAAGCCGTAGAAGCAGCTGGCGGCATGATCGCCTATGCCAATACGAGAGCCGTCAATTTAGCGGACCGGGCTGACGACGGTGCCCATATCCACGTGCCCTATGATTTCCAGGGGATTCCCGAAAATCCGGCAGAAGCCGGCAAGGTATCTCTGAACCGGGCCGATGAAAAGGCCCTTACGGCGCTGCCTGGCATCGGACCGGCTATGGCGGCCAACATCATCGCTTATCGTCAGGAACATGGCTCTTTTGGCAGTATCGAAGAGCTGCAGAAAGTCAAAGGGATCGGCCCGGCGAAGTTTGCCAAGCTGAAAGACCAGGTGTGCTTATGA
- the holA gene encoding DNA polymerase III subunit delta — translation MEYKKHIMIIYGTEPYVMEDGRRRFLAAANKRAGGEAEVQSFQKDAVAATVVESFQGASLFSSGTVTIWYDCPFLPLKRGGRSRSKLTKEEQWFLDEARRLSDENSLLFYTKGKMDTGSAFFKALKPMADVVAAEAVTEKTVMPYVTDYLKGKGKRLTSRAVAYLRALFQTWGDISLLYVFSELEKLCITVPDSRQTVDVPDLQDLFAGTMEKNLFTFMDEFLRRNGDKTLPFLEGLFSRQDAFLKNTGYMLSRLRLLLAYKELRRAHAGQHQCEQILQTINKGRSVKYVLYHLQKVASYWKIEELESCICQIFTLQLHIRRGMASPEDIGPLICLYCR, via the coding sequence ATGGAATATAAGAAACATATAATGATTATTTATGGGACAGAACCTTATGTCATGGAAGACGGGCGCCGGCGTTTCCTGGCGGCTGCTAATAAGCGGGCCGGCGGCGAGGCCGAGGTCCAGTCTTTCCAGAAGGATGCGGTAGCGGCGACAGTCGTCGAATCCTTCCAGGGGGCGAGTCTCTTTAGCAGTGGGACAGTCACGATTTGGTATGACTGTCCCTTTCTGCCGCTCAAGCGCGGCGGCCGGTCGCGGAGTAAGCTCACCAAGGAAGAGCAGTGGTTCCTGGACGAAGCCCGGCGGCTCAGTGACGAGAACAGCCTTTTGTTTTATACTAAGGGCAAGATGGATACGGGCAGTGCTTTTTTTAAGGCCTTGAAGCCCATGGCCGATGTCGTAGCTGCTGAAGCGGTGACGGAAAAGACGGTCATGCCCTATGTGACGGACTACCTAAAAGGGAAAGGCAAGCGCCTGACCAGCCGGGCGGTAGCCTATTTGCGGGCTCTGTTCCAGACCTGGGGCGATATTTCCCTGCTCTATGTCTTTTCGGAGCTGGAGAAATTGTGTATTACCGTGCCCGATAGCCGGCAGACTGTTGATGTGCCCGATTTGCAGGACCTCTTTGCCGGGACGATGGAAAAGAATTTGTTCACTTTTATGGATGAATTTTTGCGGCGCAATGGGGACAAGACCCTGCCTTTTTTGGAAGGCCTCTTCAGCCGGCAAGATGCGTTTTTGAAGAATACCGGCTATATGTTGTCGCGCCTGCGCCTGCTCCTGGCCTATAAGGAGTTGCGCCGGGCCCACGCCGGACAGCACCAGTGTGAACAGATTTTGCAGACCATCAATAAGGGCCGCAGTGTAAAATATGTCTTATACCACTTGCAAAAAGTGGCATCTTATTGGAAAATAGAAGAGTTGGAAAGTTGTATTTGCCAAATTTTTACGCTCCAGCTCCATATCCGCCGCGGTATGGCATCGCCCGAGGATATAGGCCCTCTCATTTGCCTGTATTGCAGGTAG
- a CDS encoding M18 family aminopeptidase yields MTYDYTQDLLKFIQRSPSPYHTVQASRTYLDQAGFQALALSKTWHLAPNSAYYVPLYDSGLVAFRTGSDVRRHLRLSAAHTDFPCLRLKYRPELRQHGYLKLNAEVYGGLLRESWLDRPLSLAGTVALQSKDAFRPEVRLIDIGRPVLTIPRLAIHMNRQANDGVALNPQKDLLPVMGLDDQALTNHFFLDFLSEKCHCLPEAILSYDLTVYPCETGCSLGWHDEFISSPRLDNLTSVLACLMGLVKEDRADGLNVTALFDNEEVGSQTKQGADSQILPGILRRIYHAFGFTDDDFSADLGRAFMLSVDVAHAIHPNVPEKCDVTNQPVMGHGVALKIASSQRYAGDATAVAVVKALCRENEIPYQVFMNRSDIPGGSTLGSLLSANLPLRTMDIGIPITAMHSCRELMGAADEESLVRLIRAFFGHK; encoded by the coding sequence ATGACTTATGACTATACCCAAGATTTGTTGAAATTTATCCAGCGCAGCCCGTCGCCATACCATACGGTCCAGGCCAGCCGGACCTATCTCGATCAGGCCGGCTTCCAGGCCCTGGCCCTGTCCAAAACCTGGCACCTGGCCCCGAACAGCGCCTATTATGTACCCCTCTATGATTCGGGCCTGGTCGCCTTCCGCACGGGTTCCGATGTGCGCCGTCACCTGCGCCTCAGCGCGGCCCATACGGATTTCCCCTGTCTGCGCCTGAAATACCGGCCGGAACTGCGCCAGCACGGCTATCTCAAGCTGAACGCCGAAGTCTACGGCGGCCTGCTGCGCGAATCGTGGCTCGACCGCCCCTTGTCCCTGGCAGGTACCGTGGCCCTGCAAAGTAAGGATGCCTTCCGGCCGGAAGTCCGCCTCATCGACATCGGCCGGCCCGTCCTGACCATCCCCCGCCTGGCCATCCACATGAACCGCCAGGCCAACGACGGCGTCGCCCTCAATCCCCAGAAGGACCTCCTGCCCGTCATGGGCCTCGATGACCAGGCCTTGACGAACCACTTCTTCCTGGATTTCCTGTCGGAAAAATGTCACTGCCTGCCGGAAGCCATCTTATCGTATGACCTGACGGTCTATCCCTGTGAAACGGGCTGCTCCCTGGGCTGGCACGATGAATTTATCTCGTCGCCGCGGCTGGACAACCTGACGTCGGTCCTGGCCTGCCTGATGGGGCTGGTCAAGGAAGATAGGGCCGACGGCCTCAACGTGACGGCCCTCTTCGACAATGAAGAAGTCGGCAGCCAGACGAAACAGGGTGCGGACTCCCAGATCCTGCCGGGCATCCTGCGCCGCATCTACCACGCCTTCGGCTTCACCGACGACGACTTCTCGGCCGACCTGGGCCGGGCCTTCATGCTCTCCGTCGACGTGGCCCACGCCATCCATCCCAACGTGCCGGAAAAATGCGACGTCACCAACCAGCCCGTCATGGGCCATGGCGTCGCCCTGAAGATTGCCAGCAGCCAGCGCTATGCCGGCGATGCCACAGCCGTGGCCGTCGTCAAGGCCTTGTGCCGGGAAAATGAAATTCCCTATCAGGTATTCATGAACCGGTCGGACATCCCCGGCGGCTCGACCCTGGGCTCGCTGCTCTCGGCCAATCTCCCCCTGCGGACCATGGATATCGGCATCCCCATTACGGCGATGCATTCCTGCCGGGAACTGATGGGCGCTGCTGACGAGGAAAGCCTGGTCCGCCTGATCCGCGCTTTTTTCGGCCATAAATAG
- a CDS encoding ComEC/Rec2 family competence protein gives MMGHNIKPEWVSLSLVLALATGMILADAFTLPLILWLFIFWLALLGIFFFRSRSRVVLAVCLFLVALVLGAGRLQLEANRYEALPHQAVGAKLTVEGTLQERRSTYATEKGLVGRYVMQVRRYAYAGEEDVQPGSGCAYVTLPEPQILGSTVVVTGDSRPLTYYKNDGMYDAFHRDREKAIWLRLFADDGKKVSVTAPLGRWDSFLQALRQALTGRYKAVLGESYAPVLASLLFGGHYDELPPGLLESFSTTGLIHILSVSGSHVALLLAVIQLMGRALGLRPRGLCLVSVSFLFLYGALSDFSSPVVRASLMGAASALSLTVRREYLAGHALALAMAAMLIYSPYLVFDLSFRLSCGASAGIILFQRPVSAWLSALPAFLRDCLTVCVAAQILVVPLLFSAFFSFPVYSLVANILVAPALDLVMVLGLLASVLSLLWGVGADMVLWLIKPLLALALKGNAFIAALPGSRFWGGQPSVLAVLAWYLVVAFGFCPAFRRRIGSGLALCLAAAWFLRLSGPEVLVLDAGRDQVTAVIYEDKSADIWYNKSRFANPDQAAVVVTPALRAQGVFRLRQCRVDGDGAGYTLALLRRHFDFLPEQGAEDVPFRCLPSASSAFPDGPLCLEFRSLAGWNGRDFPVSAMATIVYASRRGDEALTEWGETAAFHGRPCYTPGRDGQIRLYRWRGQWQVATFDEEQSWNIRNI, from the coding sequence ATGATGGGACATAACATTAAACCTGAATGGGTCAGCTTGTCCCTGGTCCTGGCCTTGGCGACAGGGATGATCTTGGCCGATGCGTTCACTTTGCCCCTGATTCTTTGGCTTTTTATCTTTTGGCTGGCCCTGTTGGGAATCTTCTTTTTCCGGTCCCGAAGCCGTGTCGTCCTAGCCGTCTGTCTGTTTCTGGTTGCTTTGGTCTTGGGGGCGGGGCGTCTCCAGCTGGAAGCGAATCGTTATGAAGCCCTGCCGCATCAGGCTGTCGGGGCCAAGTTGACCGTAGAAGGGACGCTGCAAGAGCGGCGCAGTACTTATGCTACGGAGAAGGGCCTTGTCGGAAGGTATGTCATGCAAGTCCGGCGCTATGCCTATGCCGGAGAAGAGGACGTACAGCCGGGAAGTGGTTGTGCCTACGTGACTTTGCCTGAGCCGCAGATCCTGGGCAGTACAGTCGTCGTCACGGGCGACAGCCGGCCTTTGACATATTATAAGAACGACGGCATGTATGATGCATTCCATCGCGACCGGGAAAAGGCGATTTGGCTGCGTTTATTTGCCGATGATGGGAAAAAGGTGTCCGTGACGGCTCCACTGGGTCGCTGGGACTCTTTTTTGCAGGCCTTGCGCCAGGCACTGACCGGGCGGTATAAGGCTGTCCTCGGCGAATCCTATGCGCCTGTGCTTGCTAGTCTGCTCTTCGGCGGTCATTACGATGAATTACCGCCAGGCCTGCTGGAATCGTTCAGCACGACCGGACTGATTCACATCCTCTCCGTGTCCGGGTCCCATGTGGCATTGTTGCTGGCTGTCATCCAGCTCATGGGCCGCGCCCTGGGATTGCGCCCGCGCGGGTTGTGCCTGGTTTCTGTGAGTTTTTTGTTCCTGTACGGAGCGCTTTCGGATTTTTCGTCGCCTGTCGTCCGGGCTTCTCTCATGGGTGCCGCTAGTGCCTTGAGCCTGACTGTGCGGCGCGAGTATTTGGCCGGTCATGCCCTGGCTTTGGCCATGGCGGCTATGCTGATTTACAGTCCCTATCTGGTCTTTGATTTGAGTTTTCGCCTTTCCTGCGGGGCCTCGGCCGGCATCATCCTCTTTCAGCGTCCTGTCAGTGCCTGGCTTTCGGCACTGCCTGCTTTTTTGCGGGATTGCCTGACAGTCTGCGTGGCGGCGCAGATCTTAGTCGTGCCCCTCTTGTTTTCGGCTTTCTTTTCCTTTCCAGTCTATTCACTGGTTGCCAATATTCTGGTAGCCCCGGCCTTGGACCTGGTCATGGTCCTGGGGCTTTTGGCATCGGTCCTGTCCCTCTTGTGGGGCGTCGGTGCCGATATGGTGTTGTGGCTCATCAAGCCCTTGCTGGCTCTGGCTTTGAAGGGCAACGCCTTCATCGCAGCCCTGCCGGGGAGCCGCTTCTGGGGCGGGCAGCCGTCGGTCTTGGCTGTGCTGGCCTGGTATCTGGTCGTAGCTTTTGGCTTTTGTCCGGCTTTTCGCAGGCGCATCGGTTCCGGGCTGGCCCTTTGTCTGGCAGCGGCATGGTTCCTGCGGCTGTCTGGGCCCGAAGTCTTAGTCCTCGATGCCGGCCGGGATCAGGTGACGGCGGTCATTTATGAAGATAAATCGGCCGATATATGGTATAATAAATCGAGATTCGCCAACCCCGACCAGGCAGCTGTCGTCGTGACGCCGGCTTTGCGGGCTCAGGGTGTCTTTCGTCTTCGCCAATGTCGTGTCGATGGCGACGGGGCAGGCTATACGCTAGCCTTGCTGCGGCGCCATTTTGATTTCCTGCCGGAGCAAGGGGCGGAGGACGTGCCTTTTCGCTGTCTGCCGTCAGCGTCGTCGGCTTTTCCCGACGGGCCGTTGTGTCTGGAATTTCGGTCCCTGGCGGGCTGGAATGGCCGGGATTTCCCCGTATCGGCCATGGCGACCATTGTCTATGCTTCGCGCCGCGGCGATGAAGCCTTGACGGAATGGGGCGAAACGGCGGCATTTCATGGAAGGCCCTGTTATACTCCGGGCCGGGACGGTCAGATCCGGCTGTATCGCTGGCGGGGACAGTGGCAGGTAGCTACTTTTGATGAGGAACAATCATGGAATATAAGAAACATATAA
- a CDS encoding VanW family protein — protein MTDEERARKERMKEYRRRYREKHGLPPEKERPSWKKRAAVIVALCVIGFGGFFAAQSKAEQMVTLNGQSIADMTPDDITNYLDLHEKDVEDKKLRLATDGVDVTLDLDELGAKLDRAYIDDELHLVGRRGLPWQRVADVVTTLRHGKDVPLAIAVDDDKLDKVLSDVHDKYDKDPQNAYAYVKDDQKTVAIEDAKDRIVINTGKLKDAVTDELHTGKTDTLDVPVDSREGADIKADDLKDIDTVLSYYTTHFDDTNPDRNVNIRLAQQRLNHAVVMAQKDFSFNKYVGTRTADKGYKPAPSYFENKLEQSTGGGVCQVSTTLFNAALRAGLFIASREPHFAPAAYVPVGMDATVADDGLDFSFTNPFQHPVCVYTVAGKNTVTTYILGNHADTCSVSFETTHLQNLPHKVIKKHDDSVTEDKRKQEGYDGHDVTIRRTVAYSDGDRHVDTIESHYDPNDEIILTPGDDSEEVVSTADLEPQDPLLNAPHDMMDFNVPAADTADTADTADTADEE, from the coding sequence GTGACTGACGAAGAACGAGCACGGAAAGAACGGATGAAGGAATATCGCCGGCGGTACCGGGAAAAGCACGGGCTGCCTCCGGAAAAGGAAAGGCCGTCCTGGAAGAAGCGGGCGGCTGTGATTGTCGCTTTGTGTGTGATTGGGTTCGGCGGCTTTTTTGCGGCCCAGAGCAAGGCGGAACAGATGGTGACCCTCAACGGCCAATCCATTGCCGATATGACGCCCGATGATATTACCAATTATCTGGATCTCCATGAGAAGGATGTAGAAGATAAGAAGCTGCGCCTGGCGACGGACGGTGTCGATGTGACGCTGGATCTCGATGAACTGGGGGCTAAATTGGATCGGGCCTATATCGACGATGAATTGCATCTCGTCGGCCGCCGGGGCCTGCCCTGGCAGCGCGTGGCCGATGTGGTGACGACGCTCCGCCATGGCAAGGATGTGCCTTTGGCCATTGCCGTCGACGACGATAAATTGGATAAGGTCTTGTCCGATGTCCACGACAAGTACGATAAGGACCCGCAGAATGCCTATGCCTATGTCAAGGATGACCAGAAGACTGTTGCTATCGAAGACGCCAAGGACCGCATCGTCATCAATACGGGTAAGCTGAAGGACGCCGTGACCGATGAACTGCATACGGGCAAGACGGATACCCTGGACGTTCCCGTAGACAGCCGGGAAGGGGCGGACATCAAGGCCGATGACCTCAAGGATATCGACACAGTCTTGTCGTACTATACGACGCATTTTGACGATACCAATCCCGACCGCAACGTCAACATCCGCCTGGCCCAGCAGCGCCTGAACCACGCCGTCGTCATGGCTCAGAAGGATTTCTCTTTCAATAAGTATGTCGGCACGCGGACGGCGGACAAGGGCTATAAGCCGGCGCCGTCGTATTTCGAGAATAAATTGGAACAGTCCACCGGCGGCGGTGTCTGCCAGGTCAGCACGACTTTGTTCAATGCCGCACTGCGGGCCGGTCTGTTCATTGCCAGCCGGGAACCGCATTTCGCTCCGGCCGCGTATGTGCCCGTCGGCATGGATGCGACCGTCGCCGATGACGGCCTGGACTTCTCCTTTACCAATCCTTTCCAGCACCCGGTCTGTGTCTATACGGTGGCCGGCAAGAATACGGTGACGACGTACATCCTGGGCAATCACGCCGATACGTGCAGTGTGTCCTTTGAAACGACGCATCTCCAGAACCTGCCCCATAAGGTCATCAAGAAGCACGATGATAGTGTGACCGAAGATAAGCGCAAGCAGGAAGGCTATGACGGCCACGACGTGACTATCCGCCGGACCGTGGCTTACAGCGACGGCGACCGCCATGTCGATACCATCGAGTCACATTACGACCCGAATGATGAAATTATCCTCACGCCCGGCGACGACAGCGAAGAAGTCGTCAGCACGGCCGACCTGGAACCGCAGGACCCGCTTCTCAACGCGCCCCACGACATGATGGACTTCAATGTCCCGGCGGCCGATACAGCCGATACAGCCGATACGGCCGATACGGCCGATGAGGAATAA